From Granulicella sp. WH15, the proteins below share one genomic window:
- a CDS encoding CoA-acylating methylmalonate-semialdehyde dehydrogenase, with protein MATGTATLQANYINGEWLAGSSSNVIDIINPATQESIAQIALAEEADTNAAVAAASAAFPGWRTTPPQDRIQYMFAFRELLLKHADEIAAITTKENGKTFAESRAELARGIENVEVSCGIPTLMQGYNLEDVARGIDEMMIRQPLGVTAAITPFNFPAMIPLWFMPYAIATGNTFILKPSERVPLTAKLIFELLQQTGLPKGVANLVVGAKPAVDTLLHHPDVRAISFVGSTPVAKYIYSEGSAHGKRVQCQGGAKNYVVVMPDADMDMTAKIISDSAFGCAGQRCLAISVAVTVADSAKKFNEALLKIASNIKTGNGLEKETTMGPVITAESKSRILHLIEKGVDAGGKVLLDGREGLGNNGNFITPTVLSGIDESNPLTTTEIFGPVLTVNETHTLDDAIETLSKSKFGNSAAIFTSSGAAARKFRYEVPTGNIGINIGVAAPMAYFPFSGWRDSFMGVLHGQGKDAIEFYTDKKVVIERWPKEWSRQF; from the coding sequence ATGGCAACGGGAACAGCAACGCTACAGGCGAACTACATCAACGGCGAGTGGCTGGCGGGAAGCTCGTCGAACGTCATTGACATCATCAATCCTGCGACGCAGGAGAGCATCGCTCAGATCGCTCTGGCCGAAGAGGCCGACACAAACGCAGCCGTGGCCGCAGCTTCGGCAGCCTTCCCCGGCTGGCGCACCACGCCGCCGCAGGATCGCATCCAGTATATGTTCGCCTTTCGCGAGCTGCTGCTAAAGCACGCCGATGAGATCGCTGCCATCACCACCAAAGAGAACGGCAAGACCTTCGCCGAGTCGCGTGCGGAGCTGGCACGCGGCATCGAGAACGTCGAGGTCTCGTGCGGTATCCCAACACTGATGCAGGGGTACAACCTCGAAGACGTGGCACGCGGCATCGACGAGATGATGATTCGGCAGCCGCTCGGCGTGACTGCTGCAATTACTCCCTTCAACTTTCCGGCGATGATTCCGCTGTGGTTTATGCCCTATGCGATTGCGACGGGCAACACCTTCATCCTGAAGCCGTCGGAGCGCGTGCCTTTGACGGCGAAGCTGATCTTCGAGCTGCTGCAACAGACCGGGTTGCCCAAGGGCGTGGCCAACCTCGTCGTGGGAGCTAAGCCTGCTGTGGATACGCTGCTGCATCACCCGGATGTGCGGGCGATCAGCTTCGTCGGCTCGACGCCGGTGGCGAAGTACATCTACTCCGAAGGCTCGGCCCACGGCAAGCGGGTGCAGTGCCAGGGCGGAGCCAAGAACTACGTCGTCGTGATGCCGGACGCCGATATGGATATGACCGCGAAGATCATCAGCGACAGCGCCTTCGGCTGCGCGGGACAGCGCTGCCTCGCGATCTCCGTCGCCGTGACCGTTGCGGACTCGGCGAAGAAGTTCAACGAGGCGCTGCTGAAGATCGCGTCGAATATCAAGACCGGCAACGGGCTTGAGAAGGAAACGACCATGGGGCCGGTGATTACGGCTGAGAGTAAGTCGCGGATCCTGCACCTGATCGAGAAGGGCGTGGACGCGGGCGGCAAAGTGCTGCTCGACGGACGCGAAGGCCTGGGCAATAACGGCAACTTCATTACGCCTACAGTGCTGAGCGGGATCGACGAGTCCAATCCGCTGACGACGACCGAGATCTTCGGACCGGTGCTCACGGTCAACGAAACCCACACGCTGGATGATGCGATCGAGACGCTTTCGAAGAGCAAATTCGGCAACTCGGCTGCGATCTTTACCAGCAGTGGCGCGGCCGCGCGAAAGTTCCGCTACGAGGTGCCGACGGGCAACATCGGCATAAACATCGGTGTCGCCGCACCGATGGCCTACTTCCCCTTCAGCGGCTGGCGCGACAGCTTTATGGGTGTACTGCACGGCCAGGGGAAGGACGCCATCGAGTTCTACACGGACAAGAAGGTCGTGATCGAGCGCTGGCCGAAGGAGTGGTCACGCCAGTTCTAG
- a CDS encoding SDR family oxidoreductase has protein sequence MDYSSFQLKDKIAIVTGASQGIGRAIALGLAQAGAHLVLAKHPGGNMAEVEAVKAEIESLGVRAIIVLTDVAVVADVEALMARTVAEFGRIDILVNNAGWTGTNDALDVTEEEFDKTVSSSLKSVFFASQAAARVMIPQGGGRIIQIGSNFGVIAFKKRAVYAAVKAAVHHLAKALSLEWAHDNVLVNVVAPCITETESRKNILERPGYKEWATQQMIPRGRWNQPEDLVGAVLFLASPFSDMVVGHTLMVDGGWTIH, from the coding sequence ATGGATTACTCGAGCTTCCAGTTGAAGGACAAGATCGCCATCGTCACCGGAGCCTCCCAGGGCATTGGGCGCGCCATCGCGCTGGGACTGGCGCAGGCGGGCGCGCACCTCGTGCTCGCCAAGCACCCCGGCGGCAATATGGCAGAGGTTGAGGCAGTCAAAGCCGAGATCGAGTCCCTCGGCGTCCGGGCCATCATCGTCCTGACTGATGTGGCTGTGGTGGCCGACGTTGAGGCTCTCATGGCCCGTACTGTCGCCGAGTTCGGCCGCATCGACATCCTCGTCAACAACGCCGGTTGGACCGGCACCAACGACGCCCTCGACGTAACCGAGGAGGAGTTCGACAAGACCGTATCGTCCTCCTTGAAGAGCGTCTTCTTCGCCTCGCAGGCCGCGGCCCGCGTCATGATTCCTCAGGGTGGAGGCCGCATCATCCAGATCGGCTCCAACTTCGGCGTCATCGCCTTCAAGAAGCGGGCGGTCTACGCCGCGGTCAAGGCCGCCGTTCACCATCTCGCCAAGGCGCTCTCGCTCGAGTGGGCCCACGACAACGTGCTGGTCAACGTCGTCGCCCCCTGCATCACCGAGACCGAATCGCGCAAGAACATCCTCGAGCGGCCCGGATACAAGGAGTGGGCGACCCAGCAGATGATTCCTCGCGGACGCTGGAACCAGCCGGAAGATCTTGTCGGAGCGGTGCTGTTTCTTGCCAGCCCCTTTTCCGACATGGTGGTGGGACATACCTTGATGGTCGATGGCGGTTGGACGATCCACTAG
- a CDS encoding NAD-dependent epimerase/dehydratase family protein, which translates to MRVVVIGGTGHIGSSLTPMLVKSGHDVTCVSRGLKQPYTDGPAWQQVKHVVLDRSAEEEAGRFGEHIAALSAEAVVDLTCYTPESSAQLVEALRGRIDHLLHCGTIWVHGHSVEVPTTETAVREPFGDYGKRKAAIERSLLDAAANDGLPVTVLHPGHLVGAGWNPINPQGNFNPDVFSSILHGNEITLPNIGMETVHHVHVEDVAQAFVRAIECRSAAIGESFHVVSAAALTLRGYAERTFNYFGQPARIRFMPFDEWRETVTEKDARSTWDHIAHSPNCSIAKACERLGYAPRYSSLEAVQESVAWLRQAGTVK; encoded by the coding sequence ATGCGCGTCGTAGTCATCGGTGGTACTGGACATATTGGCAGCTCTCTGACTCCCATGTTGGTGAAGTCCGGGCATGATGTAACTTGCGTCAGCCGAGGATTGAAACAGCCCTACACAGATGGCCCGGCATGGCAACAGGTCAAGCATGTAGTACTGGATCGTTCTGCCGAGGAAGAGGCCGGAAGGTTCGGGGAGCACATCGCTGCACTGAGTGCAGAGGCTGTCGTCGATCTGACCTGCTACACGCCCGAGAGTTCAGCCCAACTGGTTGAAGCTCTACGCGGCCGTATTGATCACCTGCTGCACTGCGGCACCATCTGGGTCCACGGGCATAGTGTCGAGGTTCCTACGACGGAAACTGCGGTGCGCGAACCCTTTGGCGACTATGGCAAACGTAAAGCCGCGATCGAACGATCACTACTGGATGCCGCTGCCAACGATGGCCTGCCCGTGACCGTGCTGCATCCGGGGCACCTCGTAGGTGCGGGTTGGAATCCAATCAACCCACAAGGCAACTTCAACCCTGACGTATTTTCATCCATCCTGCACGGCAATGAAATCACCTTGCCGAACATCGGAATGGAGACTGTGCACCACGTTCACGTCGAAGACGTGGCACAAGCCTTTGTACGAGCTATTGAATGTCGCTCGGCAGCTATTGGCGAGAGCTTTCACGTAGTCTCCGCAGCAGCACTGACCTTGCGCGGCTACGCCGAAAGAACGTTCAACTATTTCGGTCAACCAGCAAGAATCCGCTTCATGCCTTTCGATGAATGGCGCGAAACAGTGACAGAAAAAGACGCCCGCTCAACATGGGATCACATCGCGCACTCGCCAAACTGTAGCATCGCAAAGGCCTGCGAACGGCTGGGATACGCACCGCGATATAGCTCGCTTGAGGCGGTGCAGGAATCTGTTGCCTGGTTACGACAAGCTGGAACAGTAAAATAA
- a CDS encoding IclR family transcriptional regulator, which yields MPIKKPTAVPFIQSLDRGLVILQSVARSKQPISLGELADLLQIDRSSAFRLAQTLRRRGFLACPAGRKDYILGPAMWTLSHQYDWSNMLVRVAHEQLKLIANELNETAHLAVREGKNALFIDSANANHVISVAGQTGELVPLYCTAHGKALLADADEKELKSQFGIGPLTKHTPSTISTVKALTVECKEIHARGYATDEAEYNPGMRCVAAPIRLEDGSIVGSIGISAPEARFPKEHYAKYAKKISMAAREIGLQLSMAEPKE from the coding sequence ATGCCCATAAAAAAACCAACCGCAGTACCCTTTATTCAGAGCCTCGATCGGGGCTTGGTGATTTTGCAATCCGTGGCCCGTTCGAAGCAGCCCATCTCGCTGGGCGAGCTGGCCGATCTGCTGCAGATCGACCGCAGCAGCGCCTTTCGCCTGGCCCAGACGCTGCGGCGACGCGGCTTTCTGGCCTGTCCGGCCGGGCGCAAGGACTATATCCTTGGCCCGGCCATGTGGACGCTCTCGCACCAGTACGACTGGAGCAACATGCTGGTCCGAGTGGCGCATGAGCAGTTGAAGCTGATTGCCAATGAGCTGAACGAGACGGCCCACCTGGCGGTGCGCGAGGGGAAGAACGCCCTGTTCATCGACTCCGCTAATGCCAACCATGTGATCTCGGTCGCGGGGCAGACGGGCGAGCTAGTGCCGCTCTACTGCACCGCTCACGGCAAGGCGCTGCTGGCCGATGCCGATGAGAAGGAGCTGAAGTCGCAGTTTGGCATCGGCCCGCTGACGAAGCATACGCCCAGCACCATCAGCACTGTGAAGGCACTGACCGTCGAGTGCAAGGAGATTCATGCGCGCGGCTATGCTACCGACGAAGCCGAGTACAACCCGGGGATGCGCTGCGTCGCTGCGCCGATCCGGCTGGAGGATGGCTCTATCGTCGGCTCGATTGGAATCTCCGCGCCCGAGGCTCGGTTTCCCAAGGAGCACTATGCCAAGTATGCGAAGAAGATCAGCATGGCTGCGCGGGAGATCGGGCTGCAACTGAGCATGGCGGAGCCAAAGGAGTAG
- a CDS encoding SMP-30/gluconolactonase/LRE family protein, with protein sequence MSNPILDFGIDPSTLNYVGSGLQRPECILAEKDGTLWSADSRGGVVRLEPNGTQEIVTQKISGYFEAAASEASRYLTGTLPNGLAFARNGDILISNFGTDRLEIMTRSGESKVLADSIDGEAIGKVNFVLRDSKDRIWITISTRIKNWMHALKPDLDDGYIARYIDGKFHIVASGFHFTNEIRMDAKEEYMYVAETTGGCISRMRVNEDGTLGEREIFGPSSLGKGAWPDGIAFDSAGNLWGTCVYSDKLWAITPQGDLRVFLDEGDPAKVEALEKQFFAGAVTEDVLFATGRGVAPWMASVTFGGPDLQTLYIGSLKGQRIPYFKAPVAGLPMVHWNDPRS encoded by the coding sequence ATGAGCAATCCCATTCTCGACTTTGGAATCGACCCTTCTACCCTGAACTATGTTGGCAGCGGACTACAACGTCCGGAGTGCATTCTGGCTGAGAAAGACGGCACGTTGTGGAGTGCGGATTCGCGCGGGGGAGTGGTGCGGCTCGAACCGAATGGCACGCAGGAGATTGTGACGCAGAAGATCTCCGGCTACTTTGAGGCTGCCGCGAGCGAGGCTTCGCGCTACCTGACGGGCACGCTGCCGAATGGACTCGCGTTTGCGCGCAACGGTGATATCCTCATCTCCAACTTTGGCACCGACCGGCTGGAGATCATGACGCGGAGCGGCGAGTCCAAGGTGCTGGCCGACAGCATCGACGGAGAGGCCATCGGCAAGGTGAACTTCGTGCTGCGCGACTCGAAGGACCGCATCTGGATTACGATCTCGACGCGCATCAAGAACTGGATGCACGCGCTGAAGCCCGATCTCGACGACGGCTACATTGCTCGGTACATCGACGGCAAGTTTCACATCGTAGCCTCGGGCTTCCACTTTACGAACGAGATTCGTATGGACGCGAAGGAGGAGTACATGTACGTCGCGGAGACGACCGGAGGCTGCATCAGCCGTATGCGCGTGAATGAGGACGGCACGCTGGGCGAGCGCGAGATCTTTGGGCCTTCGAGCCTGGGCAAGGGCGCTTGGCCCGATGGCATCGCATTCGACAGCGCGGGCAACCTGTGGGGTACATGCGTGTACTCGGATAAGCTTTGGGCCATTACGCCGCAGGGCGATCTGCGTGTGTTTCTCGATGAGGGCGACCCGGCTAAGGTCGAGGCGCTGGAGAAGCAGTTTTTCGCCGGTGCGGTGACTGAGGATGTTTTATTCGCGACCGGCCGCGGCGTTGCACCGTGGATGGCGAGCGTCACCTTCGGTGGACCGGACTTGCAGACCCTATACATCGGTTCACTCAAGGGGCAGCGGATTCCCTACTTCAAGGCCCCAGTGGCCGGGCTGCCCATGGTGCACTGGAACGATCCTCGTTCGTAG
- a CDS encoding cupin domain-containing protein: MALPIVDETSIEALDLPGRMLRWVVTAETTNAQHCSMCVIEVQPGQTVKPAHSHPNGEEVIYLLSGSGRVWIEGEIGSVKQGCAILFPQGKIHMLQNTGNEVMKVACFFAPATNLANYRFFEDIEFPE; encoded by the coding sequence ATGGCGCTACCGATTGTGGACGAAACCAGCATCGAGGCTCTTGACCTGCCTGGTAGGATGTTGCGCTGGGTTGTCACTGCCGAGACTACGAATGCACAGCACTGCAGCATGTGCGTCATCGAGGTGCAGCCCGGCCAAACGGTCAAGCCCGCGCACTCTCACCCCAACGGCGAGGAGGTCATCTATCTGCTTTCGGGCAGCGGAAGGGTGTGGATCGAAGGCGAGATCGGCTCGGTCAAACAAGGCTGCGCCATCCTATTTCCACAGGGCAAGATCCACATGCTCCAGAACACCGGCAACGAAGTAATGAAAGTAGCGTGTTTCTTTGCCCCGGCGACGAACCTGGCGAACTACAGGTTTTTTGAAGACATTGAATTTCCAGAGTAA
- a CDS encoding transketolase C-terminal domain-containing protein, which translates to MTKMSSTLSSSAAPAAFLQQYPLLRAGILKLLAIKDSDIRILTLGQSRDAVDNGLHSGGAFSATIPLVALFYGGFLKLDIEDPTRRGQDIFTLSKGHAVAAMASIYAELGYFDQKLLRHSRSHESLLNGHPGPVLPGVHIATGPMGQGIGVAQGFAIAGRTSPRFDSYVMVGDGELQEGSCWETVMYAGQSHLDNLCVLVDRNNGQLDVHNRTLFPMPELDKVFRSYGWEAHSVDATQYDGVLTALEQFRFGPRNGKPTAIVCNTTKGYGAFSDFMNKHKVTTSESLIVQELALQEERRSARVAEFLEHLSELEGSADGELRATMLREAARSMHLDVERIAALPPVVGPVLTKRVPVRDKQIRYDATALPKLDPKKQYSAAEIVTGAMKVFARDSRVASIDSDLASTSGLEAGVAAVDQHRALNVGVAEANMMLIGEAFAALGCNTWTSTFCPFFNWQVLRRIAVGQQERLEAIAAPDGWLSEGHGLDLTFLATAANFETRTNGATHMGNDDITTFDAVGQLQIIDVSCPQQMLSIMTWIMAGNRGLVYVRVMRTGSAVLYGQQYEFEFGKGQVLLEGENDTVALISSGRGVHEALEAAKLSATAGVGVTVVDMPSIDDELLLKLYHSGKILLFAEQNNGYIWQNFLKVLYRNRATVSGSLERVLTVNTLTAEGKPQFIHSATYEELVEAFKLAPVHIAKTIMDAVAASKR; encoded by the coding sequence ATGACGAAGATGAGCTCCACACTTAGCTCGAGCGCTGCCCCCGCAGCCTTCCTGCAGCAGTACCCTCTTCTGCGCGCGGGTATCCTTAAACTGCTTGCGATCAAGGATTCGGATATCCGCATCCTCACGCTGGGACAGAGCCGCGATGCGGTCGATAACGGGCTGCACTCGGGTGGCGCGTTCTCTGCGACGATCCCGCTGGTGGCGCTCTTTTATGGTGGATTCCTCAAGCTCGATATAGAAGACCCGACGCGTCGCGGGCAAGATATCTTCACGCTCAGCAAAGGCCATGCCGTAGCGGCGATGGCCTCCATCTATGCGGAGCTGGGTTACTTCGACCAGAAGCTGCTGCGCCACTCCCGCTCGCACGAGAGCCTGTTGAACGGCCACCCGGGGCCTGTGCTTCCCGGGGTGCACATTGCGACGGGCCCTATGGGACAGGGCATCGGTGTAGCGCAGGGATTTGCCATCGCCGGACGGACCTCTCCGCGCTTCGACTCTTATGTGATGGTGGGAGACGGCGAGCTACAGGAAGGCTCCTGCTGGGAGACAGTGATGTACGCCGGTCAGAGCCACCTCGACAACCTCTGCGTACTGGTGGACCGCAACAACGGGCAGCTCGATGTGCATAACCGAACGCTCTTCCCCATGCCCGAACTGGACAAAGTATTCCGCTCCTACGGCTGGGAGGCGCACAGCGTAGACGCGACCCAGTACGACGGCGTGTTGACGGCCCTCGAGCAGTTCCGCTTCGGCCCTCGCAATGGAAAACCAACGGCGATCGTATGCAACACAACCAAGGGCTACGGCGCGTTCTCGGACTTCATGAATAAGCACAAGGTGACCACGTCTGAGTCGCTAATCGTGCAGGAGCTTGCCTTGCAGGAAGAACGCCGCAGCGCACGGGTTGCGGAGTTTCTTGAGCATCTGTCTGAACTTGAAGGCAGCGCCGATGGTGAGCTACGGGCAACGATGCTGCGTGAGGCGGCGCGTTCCATGCACCTCGATGTAGAGCGCATTGCAGCCCTTCCTCCAGTAGTAGGTCCGGTGCTGACGAAGCGCGTTCCCGTGCGCGACAAGCAGATTCGCTACGATGCCACAGCTTTGCCGAAACTCGATCCGAAAAAACAGTACAGTGCCGCGGAGATCGTGACTGGAGCTATGAAGGTCTTCGCCCGGGATAGCCGCGTGGCCTCCATCGACTCCGACCTGGCATCGACAAGTGGGCTGGAGGCAGGCGTGGCTGCCGTGGACCAGCATCGCGCGTTAAACGTGGGTGTGGCCGAGGCAAACATGATGCTGATCGGCGAGGCCTTTGCCGCGCTGGGTTGTAATACCTGGACGAGCACCTTCTGCCCCTTCTTTAACTGGCAGGTTTTGCGTCGCATCGCGGTCGGACAGCAGGAGCGGCTCGAGGCCATTGCCGCACCGGATGGCTGGCTAAGTGAGGGCCACGGTCTCGATCTTACTTTTCTAGCCACGGCAGCGAACTTCGAGACCCGCACCAACGGCGCGACCCATATGGGCAACGACGATATCACTACCTTCGATGCCGTGGGTCAATTGCAGATCATCGACGTGTCGTGTCCGCAGCAGATGCTCTCCATCATGACGTGGATCATGGCGGGCAATCGCGGGCTGGTCTACGTGCGGGTAATGCGTACCGGGTCGGCCGTGCTCTATGGGCAGCAGTACGAGTTCGAGTTCGGCAAGGGGCAGGTGCTACTTGAGGGCGAGAACGACACAGTGGCCCTCATCAGCAGCGGACGTGGAGTACACGAGGCGCTTGAGGCTGCTAAATTATCCGCGACAGCCGGAGTTGGAGTAACCGTCGTCGACATGCCATCTATCGACGACGAGTTACTGCTCAAGCTCTATCACTCTGGAAAAATTCTGCTCTTCGCGGAACAGAATAATGGATACATCTGGCAGAACTTTTTGAAGGTGCTCTATCGTAATCGAGCAACGGTATCTGGCTCACTCGAGCGTGTGTTGACCGTTAATACCTTGACGGCTGAGGGGAAGCCGCAGTTCATTCACTCCGCCACTTATGAGGAGTTAGTCGAGGCTTTCAAACTTGCTCCAGTGCATATTGCCAAAACAATCATGGACGCTGTCGCCGCCAGCAAGCGATAG
- a CDS encoding sugar phosphate isomerase/epimerase family protein, with translation MTMSLTRSTTRRTFVTRTLLGAATAAAMPASLLAKTWNIPIGYTGITWPNAQVADAIGTCGKLGFYGFETFGDVLVDWESKGGLTPVLKANHIPLISGYCTLNLVDSTRRQETMDKAVRWAKLIKATGGRIFVLGPNPVPRDSYNFAEHKANIVATLNEASKRIVDQGLTPVLHQHTGTCVETRDETYATLDAIDHTTLKFGPDVGQLTKGGADAVQVVKDYLPLVQHMHLKDYDGKDPHLVYYCPLGRGKVNVPAILDLMAGRKISGMVMVELDNDPNSLSPIPPSELAGESQAYLKKIGVKLRA, from the coding sequence ATGACGATGTCCCTTACCCGATCCACGACTCGCCGCACTTTTGTAACCCGCACCCTTCTCGGCGCCGCCACGGCGGCCGCCATGCCCGCGAGCCTTCTGGCTAAGACCTGGAATATTCCCATTGGCTATACCGGGATTACGTGGCCGAACGCGCAGGTAGCCGACGCCATTGGGACCTGCGGCAAGCTGGGGTTTTATGGCTTTGAGACCTTCGGCGACGTACTGGTGGACTGGGAGAGCAAGGGTGGGCTGACGCCGGTGCTCAAGGCGAATCACATTCCGCTAATCTCCGGCTACTGCACCCTGAACCTTGTCGACTCCACGCGCCGCCAGGAGACGATGGACAAGGCCGTGAGATGGGCCAAGCTCATCAAGGCCACGGGCGGGCGGATCTTCGTGCTGGGGCCGAATCCTGTGCCACGCGATAGCTACAACTTTGCGGAGCACAAGGCCAATATTGTTGCCACGCTGAACGAAGCATCGAAGAGGATCGTCGATCAGGGGCTGACGCCAGTGCTGCACCAGCACACGGGGACGTGCGTGGAGACGCGCGATGAGACCTACGCCACGCTCGACGCCATCGACCACACGACGCTGAAGTTTGGGCCGGACGTGGGCCAGCTTACCAAGGGCGGGGCGGACGCGGTGCAGGTGGTCAAGGACTACCTGCCGCTGGTGCAGCACATGCACCTGAAGGATTATGACGGCAAGGACCCGCACCTGGTGTACTATTGCCCCCTGGGTCGCGGAAAGGTAAACGTCCCCGCGATTCTGGACCTGATGGCCGGCCGAAAGATTAGTGGTATGGTGATGGTAGAACTCGACAATGATCCCAATAGCCTTTCGCCGATCCCTCCATCCGAACTTGCGGGTGAGAGTCAGGCTTACCTGAAGAAGATCGGCGTCAAGCTGAGGGCCTGA